The Urbifossiella limnaea genome has a window encoding:
- the gmd gene encoding GDP-mannose 4,6-dehydratase translates to MKRALITGVTGQDGSYLAELLLEKGYEVHGVVRRASTETFERINHLSGKIHLHQADLLDQLSIIDVIKESNPDEVYNLAAQSFVPTSWKQPVLTAEFTATGVTRVLEAIRLLGKERIRFYQASSSEMFGKVQEVPQTESTPLYPRSPYGVAKVYGHWITINYRESYNMYCCSGILFNHESERRGREFVTRKVTDGVARIKLGMAKELRLGNLDSKRDWGFAGDYVRAMWLMLQQDTPDDYVIATGETHTVKRLVELAFAAAGLNWENHVVIDPAFVRPAEVDLLIGDPAKAKAKLGWKPEVTFEQLVERMVKADLARLQGQPLPDFKARGI, encoded by the coding sequence ATGAAGCGGGCGCTCATCACCGGGGTGACGGGGCAGGACGGCAGCTACCTCGCCGAGCTGCTGCTGGAGAAGGGGTACGAGGTCCACGGCGTCGTCCGCCGGGCCAGCACCGAGACGTTCGAGCGCATCAACCACCTGTCCGGCAAGATTCACCTCCACCAGGCCGACCTGCTCGACCAGCTGTCCATCATCGACGTGATCAAGGAGTCGAATCCCGACGAGGTGTACAACCTCGCCGCCCAGAGCTTCGTGCCGACGAGCTGGAAGCAGCCGGTGCTGACGGCCGAGTTTACCGCCACCGGCGTGACGCGCGTGCTGGAGGCGATCCGCCTGCTGGGGAAGGAACGCATCCGCTTCTACCAGGCGTCGTCGAGCGAGATGTTCGGCAAGGTGCAGGAGGTGCCGCAGACCGAGAGCACGCCGCTGTACCCGCGCAGCCCCTACGGCGTGGCCAAGGTGTACGGCCACTGGATCACCATCAACTACCGCGAGAGCTACAACATGTACTGCTGTAGCGGCATCCTCTTCAACCACGAGTCGGAGCGCCGCGGCCGCGAGTTCGTGACCCGCAAGGTCACCGACGGCGTGGCCCGCATCAAGCTCGGGATGGCGAAGGAACTGCGGCTCGGCAACCTCGACTCGAAGCGCGACTGGGGCTTCGCCGGCGACTACGTCCGCGCCATGTGGCTGATGCTCCAGCAGGACACGCCGGACGACTACGTCATCGCCACCGGCGAGACCCATACCGTGAAGCGGCTGGTGGAGTTGGCGTTCGCCGCGGCGGGGCTGAACTGGGAGAACCACGTCGTGATCGACCCGGCGTTCGTTCGGCCGGCGGAGGTCGATTTGCTGATCGGCGACCCGGCGAAGGCCAAGGCGAAGCTCGGGTGGAAGCCGGAGGTGACCTTCGAGCAGCTGGTGGAGCGGATGGTGAAGGCCGACCTCGCCCGCCTCCAGGGCCAGCCGCTGCCGGACTTCAAGGCCCGGGGGATCTGA